The genomic region GGAGAGGGGGGGGAGAGGAACGGGCGGGGAATTGGGCGCGGCGTCCGCGGTTGTATATCGTTACCCCAAGGGCAGGATCCCGGATCGGAAAGGATGCGTTATGGGGTATAACCGCGGTGCGATGATGTATGTTGGCTGGTTTGCCGCCGGCAGATTGCGGTTGTGATGACTTCAACGTTTTTGAGACGCAATATTTTGCGTCTCTACGGGCATTCAACCGACTGAAAACCATGCGCCTATTTGCTGCTTTTGCTCTCGTATTGCTTGGAATTACGGCGCCGGCCTCTGCCCAACGCACGGGTTCGATTTCCACCGACAAGACCGTTTACGCGTATGGCGAACCTATCGTCATCACCTATGCCTTCGTAAACGACAGCGACAGCGCCTATACCGTCTTCACATCTTCAAGCTGCCAGGCAGTGTTCTTTTTTGACGGTGACATTTTACCACAGGTCTGTACGGCGGATCATTTCCCGCAGACGATCCCGCCCGGCGGTCAGCGCACATGGCGTTGGCATTTGGATCCAACCCGCCTCGGCATCCCTTCGACGGATGGTCTGCATACCCTCATCGCCCACTTTGGCGTCGCTTATGCCGATACAGTGACGATCGAGGCACCGGCTTACCTGGGCGGCACGATCGATATACACTTCCGATCCACCGCGCCCGTTGACAGCATCTCGGCTATGGTGGAGGTGCTACAGGCTGAGGTACTGAACAGCCAGGAAACACCTGATCGCCTGTTGTACGAGGTCTGGCGTATTGCCGGTATGCGGATCGATGAGGCGTTCGACCGATTCGGCTCCGCCAGCTATGTGGTCCGCATGGATCGGAGTTATTTCGATACTGGAGGCCAGGAGATCGTGACGAGCCGCGAAGAGGCGCCGTTGCCCGTCCGCGCCGCTGTTGGCGTCGCATACCCCAACCCCTTCAATGATCACACCACGTTCACCATCCAGCCGGTCACCGCCGGCCCCATCCGGGCCGTGTTGTACGACCTCCTCGGGCGCGAGCGAGGGGTGTTGTTCGAGGGCTACCTGCCAGCCGGGGCCACGCAGTCGGTGACGATCGAGGCCGGCGACCTGCCGGCGGGGGTGTATGTGTACCGGGTGGAGACGGCCGGCG from Rhodothermales bacterium harbors:
- a CDS encoding T9SS type A sorting domain-containing protein, which translates into the protein MRLFAAFALVLLGITAPASAQRTGSISTDKTVYAYGEPIVITYAFVNDSDSAYTVFTSSSCQAVFFFDGDILPQVCTADHFPQTIPPGGQRTWRWHLDPTRLGIPSTDGLHTLIAHFGVAYADTVTIEAPAYLGGTIDIHFRSTAPVDSISAMVEVLQAEVLNSQETPDRLLYEVWRIAGMRIDEAFDRFGSASYVVRMDRSYFDTGGQEIVTSREEAPLPVRAAVGVAYPNPFNDHTTFTIQPVTAGPIRAVLYDLLGRERGVLFEGYLPAGATQSVTIEAGDLPAGVYVYRVETAGGVVAGKVVLRR